The Helicobacter sp. 'house sparrow 1' genome includes a region encoding these proteins:
- a CDS encoding DNA polymerase III subunit gamma/tau, whose translation MALALALKYRPTTFSDLVAQESVAKTLSLALQSNRIAHAYLFSGLRGSGKTSSARIFARALQCQKAPISDPCNQCDSCLQSLEGRHLDIIEMDAASSRKIDDIRNLIEQTRYAPSYGRYKIFIIDEVHMLTKEAFNALLKTLEEPPSYVKFILATTDPLKLPATILSRTQHFRFKKIPHKAIIQHLYSILDKENIVYEKDAIEIIARSGSGSLRDTLTITDQAINYCNQNITRSKVSEMLGAVDTEILQRYFNALISQDESELDSILEIFEEYEAEIILDEMMLYLKDHIKERTNISMLILDRYLQIIAQAKNLLSLNCDGGFVLLLTRLKMQEAQKYNLISEEIQGLERQIKQQPFVSQSQPNVITPIKNTGLTSFEQLVAKIYDRNFELGKTFEDNITFISFENNTLIWESKAIGSSKDLLRENYATIKNFAQEIFGIHTKIIPQQSEFKDSSPLNQTTVQESQAINTPPKIDLQEQSTISSQTAQINSHSTDTQTQTNIPVNTPQTTQQENPVYTSNTTDSAHNQDLISTPSDTKATNTKFQEFYEKNKTLIQSMQQHLDIKEVKRVKQ comes from the coding sequence ATGGCTTTAGCATTAGCACTAAAATACCGACCCACAACATTCTCTGATTTAGTAGCTCAAGAAAGTGTTGCAAAAACTCTCTCCCTAGCACTCCAGAGTAATAGAATCGCACATGCTTACCTTTTTAGCGGACTTAGAGGTAGTGGAAAAACAAGCTCTGCAAGAATATTTGCAAGAGCCCTGCAATGCCAAAAAGCACCAATTAGCGATCCCTGTAATCAATGTGATAGCTGTTTACAATCTCTTGAGGGAAGACATCTTGATATTATAGAAATGGATGCAGCCTCAAGTAGAAAAATTGATGATATTAGAAATCTTATTGAACAAACCCGTTATGCACCTAGTTATGGAAGGTATAAAATTTTTATTATTGATGAAGTGCATATGCTTACCAAAGAAGCTTTCAATGCTCTCTTAAAGACTTTAGAAGAGCCTCCAAGCTATGTAAAATTTATACTTGCAACAACAGATCCCCTAAAATTACCTGCAACAATACTCAGCAGAACACAGCATTTTAGATTTAAAAAAATACCCCATAAGGCCATTATTCAGCATTTATATTCCATTCTTGATAAAGAAAATATTGTTTATGAAAAAGATGCTATTGAGATTATTGCAAGAAGTGGCAGTGGAAGTTTAAGAGACACTCTTACCATCACAGATCAAGCAATTAATTATTGCAATCAAAATATCACAAGATCAAAAGTCTCAGAAATGCTTGGAGCAGTTGATACAGAAATATTACAAAGATATTTCAATGCATTAATCTCACAAGATGAAAGTGAGCTAGATTCTATTCTTGAAATCTTTGAGGAATATGAAGCTGAAATAATCTTAGATGAGATGATGCTCTATCTAAAAGATCATATAAAAGAAAGAACAAACATATCAATGCTTATACTTGATAGATATTTGCAAATCATTGCACAAGCAAAGAATCTTTTAAGCCTTAATTGCGATGGGGGTTTTGTTTTATTACTCACAAGATTAAAAATGCAGGAGGCTCAAAAATATAATCTCATATCTGAGGAAATACAAGGACTTGAAAGACAAATCAAACAACAACCCTTTGTCTCTCAATCCCAACCCAATGTTATCACTCCAATAAAAAATACAGGCTTGACATCTTTTGAACAACTTGTTGCAAAAATTTATGATCGTAATTTTGAACTAGGAAAGACTTTTGAGGATAACATCACTTTTATAAGTTTTGAAAATAATACTCTAATATGGGAGAGCAAAGCTATTGGATCTTCTAAAGATTTATTGAGAGAAAATTACGCAACAATCAAAAATTTTGCTCAAGAAATTTTTGGTATTCACACAAAAATTATCCCCCAACAATCAGAATTTAAAGACTCATCTCCATTAAATCAAACAACAGTCCAAGAATCTCAAGCCATAAACACACCACCTAAGATAGATCTACAAGAGCAATCCACAATCTCATCTCAAACAGCACAAATAAATTCACATTCTACAGACACACAAACTCAAACAAATATCCCAGTTAATACACCACAAACTACACAACAAGAAAACCCAGTATACACAAGCAATACAACAGATTCTGCCCACAATCAAGATCTTATATCTACCCCATCAGATACCAAAGCAACTAATACAAAATTTCAAGAATTTTATGAAAAAAACAAAACGCTCATTCAGAGTATGCAACAACATCTAGATATCAAAGAAGTTAAAAGAGTAAAACAATGA
- a CDS encoding ribonuclease HII, giving the protein MICGIDEAGRGSLCGSLFVSGVGCDEKTALLLQENGIKDSKKLSKDARYKMSSIIQNTPNLVFITIEKNAKEIDSKGLSLCLKESIIEIIQAFQTKITNFYLDGNTTFGIKLPDSLKLISIIQGDNKIPQISAASILAKNAKDKEMEKLHQNYPEYNFIQNAGYGTKSHLDRIQKLGYTPYHRKSFVIKSSQKNTSLF; this is encoded by the coding sequence ATGATTTGTGGAATTGATGAGGCTGGTAGAGGAAGTTTATGTGGAAGCTTGTTTGTCTCTGGAGTGGGATGTGATGAAAAAACTGCTCTTTTATTACAAGAAAATGGGATAAAAGATAGTAAAAAGCTATCTAAGGATGCTCGATACAAAATGAGTTCGATCATACAAAATACACCTAATTTAGTTTTTATCACTATAGAAAAGAATGCTAAGGAGATAGATTCCAAAGGCCTTAGTTTATGTCTAAAAGAATCTATTATTGAAATTATTCAAGCCTTTCAAACAAAAATTACAAATTTTTACCTAGATGGAAATACTACTTTTGGCATTAAATTACCCGATTCCTTAAAACTAATAAGCATCATACAGGGTGATAATAAAATTCCTCAGATATCTGCTGCTTCAATTTTGGCAAAGAATGCAAAAGATAAAGAAATGGAGAAATTGCATCAAAACTATCCAGAATATAATTTTATACAAAATGCAGGTTATGGCACAAAATCTCATCTTGACAGGATTCAAAAGTTAGGCTACACACCCTATCATAGGAAAAGCTTTGTTATTAAATCTTCTCAAAAAAATACTTCATTATTCTAG